The Bicyclus anynana chromosome Z, ilBicAnyn1.1, whole genome shotgun sequence genome window below encodes:
- the LOC112045867 gene encoding peroxisomal membrane protein PEX16, which translates to MDKKLNITDIYSMYRRWVISNPGVVTDVETVVTWSSYFVAGKINKSPIISELVYSLSKLLSLFNDRIIQEAYGNDIQHYGLQQQIKLLLTIIHYCEVFVELVVKNRWGNKGKWTVATFLQIFKCSSAIILLYRFKELPIQHPPVPTLQRKKIIEGIDTDNKSNSFFTLRRSGRVLRRVDGAPPIALRDWEPINAKDDLPMNIDIKDLMQAELLHILKPVIHLAAMRLFGTKSWKQWLVALGIDLMSFRLYNQQFKVLSHEQRLEISRRKLGLVLYLLRSPMYNGYSQRVIEETLQSASSKIPMMSFICGPIIQYLSHWQDIYFYMWAS; encoded by the coding sequence ATGGATAAAAAGCTCAACATTACTGATATATATTCCATGTACAGACGATGGGTTATTAGTAATCCAGGAGTGGTGACTGATGTTGAAACAGTTGTAACTTGGTCTTCATATTTTGTTGCtggcaaaataaacaagtcacCAATTATTTCAGAACTAGTGTATTCGTTGTCGAAACTACTATCTTTATTTAATGATCGTATTATTCAAGAGGCTTACGGCAATGATATACAACATTATGGCCTTCAACAACAAATAAAGTTGTTGTTAACAATTATACATTACTGTGAAGTTTTTGTTGAGCTTGTTGTAAAGAACCGATGGGGAAACAAAGGTAAATGGACTGTGGCGACATTTCTGCAGATCTTCAAATGCTCTTCAGCTATCATTTTGCTTTATCGATTCAAGGAACTGCCTATACAACATCCACCAGTACCTACATTACAAAGAAAAAAGATTATAGAGGGTATAGACACTGACAATAAGTCCAATTCATTTTTTACATTAAGAAGATCAGGTCGAGTTCTGCGCCGTGTTGATGGTGCACCACCCATTGCATTACGTGACTGGGAGCCTATAAATGCCAAAGATGATCTACCAATGAACATTGATATCAAAGATTTAATGCAGGCAGAGCTATTGCATATTCTGAAGCCAGTAATCCACCTAGCAGCAATGAGACTATTTGGTACAAAGTCTTGGAAGCAGTGGCTTGTTGCCCTTGGCATTGATTTGATGAGTTTTAGACTTTACAATCAGCAATTTAAAGTCTTATCTCATGAACAGAGATTAGAAATAAGTAGGAGAAAACTTGGACTTGTATTGTACTTGTTACGTAGTCCAATGTATAATGGCTACTCTCAACGTGTGATTGAGGAAACATTGCAATCAGCATCCAGTAAAATACCAATGATGTCATTTATTTGTGGCCCAATAATACAATATCTAAGCCATTGGCAGGATATTTATTTCTACATGTGGGCATCATAA